The Thermomonospora amylolytica sequence TGCTGGCGTGCCGCCGGGACGGGGAGGTGCGGGGTGGCGCCGATCAGATGGCGGGACCGGTTCCGGTACTGGTTCGACAACACCATGTCCAGGGGCACCCCGGCGCTGATCGGCTGGCTGGGGCTGGTCTACACAGGTCTTGACCCGTTCCTATGCTGGTGACGCGTATGCAGGTGTATGGTCACGGATTGTGAAATTGGTGGTGCGGGTGAAGCTGGTGAAGCCCATCAAGGGCCGATCCTCCCGCGTGCTGCGCGAGGAGTTTCCGCACCTGAAGTCGCAGCTTCCGACGCTGTGGACGAACTCCTACTTCGTGGCCATGGTCGGTGGCGCATCGCTTTCCGAGGTCAAGCGCTATGTCGAGCAGCAGAAGAACCGGTAGATGCTGACCGGCCGCCGCTATCTGCTGGCGTTCACCCCCGGGCAGGAGACCTTCGCCGAACTGGTCGGCGACGCCTGCCGCATGGTGTGGAACACCGGGCTGGAGCAGCGCCGCGCTTACCGGCGGCGTGGGGCGTTCATCGGCTACGTGGAGCAGGCCCGGCAGATGGCCGAGGCCAAGAAGGACTTCCCGTGGCTGGCTGAGGCGCCCTCGCACACGCTTCAGCAGACGCTTCGTGACCTGGAGAAAGCCTGTAAGACGCACGGCACTTTCAAGGTCCGCTGGCGCTCGAAGCGGAAGAACGCGCCATCGTTCCGCTTCCCCGACCCCAAGCACATCGCCGTGGAGCGAGTCTCCCGGCGGTGGGGCCGGGTGAGACTGCCCAAGCTTGGCTGGGTCCGCTTCCGCTGGACACGCCCCCTCGGCGGCATGGTGCGCAACGTGACTGTGCTCAAGGATGGCGGGCACTGGTACATCTCGTTCTGCGTCGAAGACGGCCTGGCCGAGTCCACGCCGAACGGGAAACCACCGGTCGGCGTGGACCGTGGCGTCGCGGTTGCGGTGGCCACCTCCGACGGGTGGATGCGTGACCGCGAGTTCATCACCCTCGGTGAGGCCGTACGGCTCAAGCGGCTCCAGCAGCAACTCGCCCGGCAGCGGAAGGGTTCGGCGCGACGCTCCGCCACCAAGGCGAAGATCGGCAGGCTGAACGCCCGCGTAAGGGCACGGCGCACCGACTTCGTGGCGTGGACGGCGAACCGACTGACCCGTGACCACGGGCTGGTGGTGGTCGAAGACCTGAAGGTCAAGAACATGACGGCCAGCGCCAAAGGCACCGTTGAACAGCCCGGGTCCCGCGTCCGTCAGAAAGCCGGGCTCAACCGGTCGATTCTGGCGAAGGGCTGGGGCGGGCTGCTGGCAGCTCTTGAGCACAAGGCCCGCTGCAACGGCTCCCGCATCGTGCGGGTGCCGCCCGCGTACACGTCGCAGACCTGCGCTGCCTGCGGGCATTGCGCCCCGGACAACCGTGAGAGCCAAGCGGTGTTCCGATGTCGCGCCTGCGGGCATCAGGCCAACGCCGACGTCAACGCGGCCAAGAACATCCTCGCCGCCGGGCTGGCGGTGACAGGGCGTGGAGACCTCGCCGCTGGGCGGTCTGCGAAGCGCCAACCACCCGAGACTGCGGCCGTGTGAACGCGCCTCAGCCACGGGAATCCCCCGGCTTCAGCCGTGGGGAGGAAGTCAAGCTCACCCAGCTCAGCGAGAACGAGCACCTGTACGACGTGTTCTTCGACCTGCTCGACCCGGCGGGCTCGGAGATCTACCTCAAGCCCGCCGCCGACTACCTGCGCCCGGGGGCGCGGGCCGACTTCGCCACCGTGATCGAGGCGGCGCGGCGGCGCGGGGAGACCGCGATCGGCTACCGGCGGCGGGACCGGTTCCACCTGCCGCCGGACTACGGGGTGGTGCTCAACCCGGACAAGGCGGCCGAGCTGACCCTGTCGGCCGACGACCGGGTCATCGTGATCGCCGAGGACTGACCTGTTCCGTCCGGGGGCCGACCCCCAGGCCCCGAAGGGCGCTCGGGCGATCCTCGCTCCGCTGCGGTCGCCCGAGCGCGTAGGCTGCCGTGTAAGCGTTCGCTTGCGTCGTCGAGGAGCAGCCCGTGGACCACGCCACCCCGCCCGAGATCGCCCGCCTGCTGGCCGACATCGACGCGTTCATCGCCGAGCGGATCAGGCCGCTGGAGGACGCCGACGACAACATCCGGTTCTTCGACCACCGGCGCGAGTGGGCCCGCACCGACTTCGAGAACGGCGGGCTGCCCCGTCCCGAGTGGGAGGAACTGCTCGCCGAGGCCCGCCGCCGCGCCGACGCCGCCGGGTTCTACCGGTACGCCCTGCCCAAGGAGCTCGGCGGGAGCGACGGCACCGACCTCGGCATGGCCCACATCCGCGAGCACCTGGCCCACCAGGGGCTCGGCCTGCACAACGACCTGCAGGACGAGTCGAGCATCGTCGGCAACTTCCCCGTCGTGCAGCTGATGTGGAAGTTCGGGACCCCGGAGCAGAAGGAGGAGTTCTGCGAGCCGCAGATCACCGGGGAGCGCGCGGTGGCGTTCGGCCTCACCGAACCCGGCCACGGCAGCGACGCGACCTGGCTGGAGACCACCGCCGTACGGGACGGCGGCGACTGGATCATCAACGGGGCCAAGCGGTTCAACACCGGGATGCACCGCGCCACCCACGACCTGGTGTTCGCCCGCACGTCGGGACGGCAGGGGGAGGCCCGCGGGATCACGGCGTTCCTGGTGCCGACCGACGCGCCGGGCGTGCACATTCCCTTCTACTGGTGGACGTTCAACATGCCCACCGACCATGCCGAGGTGGAGTTCCGCGACGTGCGGGTGCCGGGGTCGGCGATCGTCGGCGAGGAGGGCATGGGCCTGGCCGTCGCGCAGACGTTCGTCCACGAGAACCGCATCCGGCAGGCCGCCTCCGGGGTCGGCGTCGCGCAGTACTGCATCGACGAGAGCGTCGCCTACGCCCGTGAGCGCATCGCCTTCGGCAGGCCGCTGGCCGAACGGCAGGCCGTCCAGTGGCCGCTGGTGGAGTTGCACACCGAGGCGGAGATGCTGCGCACCCTGGTCCGCAGGACCGCCGCCGACCTCGACGCCCGCCACCACATGGACGTCAGCGACAAGGTCTCCATGTGCAACTACCGGGCCAACCGGCTCGCCTGCCAGGCCGCCGACCAGGCCATGCAGGTGCACGGCGGGCTCGGCTACACCCGGCACAAGCCGTTCGAGCACATCTACCGGCACCACCGCCGGTACCGCATCACCGAGGGATCGGAGGAGATCCAGATGCGCCGGGTGGCCGGCCATCTGTTCGGCTACATCGGTCGTTAGACTGCCGCGGTGCTCCGCTTCGTCCTGATCGCGCCGGTCTTCCTGGTCGGAGCGGCCACGCCCGCGTTCGCCGAGCCGGTCCCCGGCCGGGCCGACCTGATCGCCGAACGGCTGGCCGAGGACCCGGTCCTCATCACCGACCACGCGCCCCGGAAGATCCCCGCCGACGCCGGGCCGCGGATCAGGGCGCAGCTGGCCCGGCTGGGCGTACCGGTCTACCTGGTGGTGGAGCCCTCCGGGCTGCCCGAGGGCCCGGAGGGGCGGCCGGACGAGCTGATCCCGCTGCTGCACGACCGGCTCCGCAAGGACGGCGTCTACATCGTCACCACCGAGTCCGGGAGCGGGGCGGCACGGCAGTACGGGGGCTCGCTGCCGGTGGACGACGCGTGGGACGCCGCGATGTTCGAGCTGCCGTACGACGCCGACGTCGTGCGGTACGTGGAGACGTTCGTGGCGATCCTGACCTCGCCGGACGTGCGGGGGCGGATCGAGCAGGCCCGCGCCAGGGCCGGCCAGGACCGCGACGACGAGGAGGACGACGGCGAGAGCCCCGGCGAACGGCGGGACCGCATCGAGATGACGCTGTTCTTCGGCGGCATGACGGCCGGGGGCGCGGCGGTGATCGGCCCGCTGGCCTGGCGCCGGATCCGGCGGCCCCGGGCCGCGGCCGTCAAGGGAGGCCGCCGGTGAAACGGGTCCTGGCGCTGGTCCTCACGGCGGTCCTCATGGCGGGTCCGGCGTACGCCGCTCCCGCGGAGCCGCCGCACGCCAAGGCCCGGCTGGAGCGGGTCGCGGGCGAGCTGAGGAAGGAACCGCTGTTCGTCGACATGGACCTGGCGCACGTCCTGGACGAGACCGGGCGGCGGCGGGTGCGGGAGGCGATGACGCGGACCCGCCGGAGCCTGGGCGTCCCGGTGTACGTGGTCGTCATCCCCAACTCCACCGCCTCGGAGTCGGGCGGGGAGGGCGAGATCCTGCTCTTCGAACTGCAGGAACGGATCCGGGGCCGGGGCCTGTACCTGGTGGCCGACCACCACGGCTACATCGACGCGGTGGCGTTCGGGGTGCCGCGCGAGGTGACCGACCTGTTCACCGTGTCCGAGGCGGTGCGCTATCCGGGGAACGAGCGGGACGGCCTGACCGATGTGGCCGACCGGCTGGTCCGCGGGATGAACGAGGTCGTCGCCATGCCGCCCGGCCCGCCGAACGCCTCCCGGCGGCTGAACCACGCGCCCTCGTTCGACGCGGACGACACGCCGCCGCCCGAACCGGAGATCGTGGGGCCGCTGGTCGGCGGGCTGGTCCTGGGCGCGGCGGCCGGGGGCCTGCTGTACGGGCTGTTCGCCGCGGCCGGTGCCGGGGCGGCCAGGCTGCGGCGGCGGGGGCCGCGGACGCCCGCCGCGCCCGTCGAGCCGTCCGCCAGATGGCTGCGCCGCGAGGCCGCCAAGGAGATCGCCCGGCTCGCGGACCTGCTGCCCTCCGCCGAGAACGCCCCCGGGCGGTCGTACGCGATCCGCGCCTATGACGCCGCGAAGATCCTCTACGACGACGCGGGCGACCCGCCGCGCGAGGACGACGCCACCGTGCTGGACCTGACCGGCGCGATCGTGCTCGCCCGCCAGGGCCGGCAGGTCCTCGACGACGCCGCCGAACGGCCCGACCCGCCCTGCTACGTCAACCCGCTGCACGGCCCCGCCGCCGAACGGCGGAAGATCGCGGGGCAGGGCGGCCGGCCGGTGTGCGCCGGGTGCGCCCGCGTCGGCCGGGAGGAGCGCACGCGGCTGGCCCTCAAGGTGCCCGGCGGGCAGGTGCACTACGCCGTTCCCGGCCGCTGGCAGCGCAACGGCTTCGGCTCGCGGAACAAGAACCTGGCCTCGAACGTGCTGGAGTCCCTCGGTGTCGACTGACTCGTCCGAACCGTCGCCCGGTGAGCGGATCGCCGCCGCGCTGCGGCGTTCCCCCGTCTACGTGGACCGGTCGCTGGCCTCGGCGCTGCCGCCGGCCAAGCGGTCGCGGCTGCTGGCGAGGATGAGGGCGTCGCCGATCCCGATCTTCATCGTCATCGTGCCGCTGGTGAAGGGCGGCACCTGGGACGACCCCGACGAGCTGGCCACCGTGGTGCACGACCGGCTCGGGCGCGACGGGGCGTACGTGACGCTGGACGACTTCGACGGGCAGCTCAACGCCCGCCAGTGGGGCGGCACCGAGGAGCAGCGGCGCGACACCGAGTACGCCGTCCAGGTCCCGTTCTTCCTGAAGGAGATGAAGGACGCGACGCTGGCCGACCGGCTGCTCAAGGCGGTCGACCTGATCATCGCGGGCCGGGGGTACGCCGAGTACGAGAAGGCCACCGCCCATCTGGACCGCGATCGGCCGTCCCGCCGCGCGGAGCCGGTGCGGCCGGTACGCCCGGACGACGGCGGACCGCCGGTGGTGCCGCTGACCGCCGCCGGGGTCGGGGTCGCCGCCGTGGCGGGCCTGGTCGTGTGGCGGTGGCGGCGCGGCGGCCGGGTGCGGCGGGCCGAGAACCCGCTGCTGATGCCGCGCACCGCCCTGGCCGTGGCGCGTCAGGCGAACGAGGACGAGCTGCGCGAGCAGGCCGCCCGCGAGGTCGTCACGTTCGGGGAGCTGCTGGACCGCACGCAGGTCGACACCGGCGAGCCGCGGGTGCACGAGCTGATGACCCGGGCCCTGGACGCCTACCAGGCGGCGGGCAAGGTGCTGGACTCGGCGCGCGGCGTGCCCGACCTGGCGGGCGTGCTGGTGCTGGTGGACCAGGGGCGTGACGCGCTGGCCTCCGCCAAGTCGCTGGCCGACCAGGGAAAGGAGATCCCGCCGGGGCCGCTGTGCTTTTTCAACCCGCTGCACGGGGACGCGGTCACGGCGATCGACTGGCGCCCCCTGGGCCGGCGGGACCGGCTCCGCATCCGGACCTGCCGGGAGTGCACCAAGGCCGTTCGCGACCATCGGACCCCCGACGTGCTGGTCGATCGGGCCGGCGGGAGGGCCGTTCCGTATTTCGAGGCCGATCCGGAGCGCAGCGTGTGGGCGCGGACCGGGTACGGGCAACTCCGCGACGACCTGATCCAGCGGGTGCTGCGCGGTGATCTGCGCCGGTGAGATGTCGGTGGGGCCTGCCATGATCGGCCCATGTCGTACATCGCCGACGATGTCGCGCTGTCGCCCCTGGCGGCGCGGATGGCCGCCGAGCTGGCCAGGGCGCAGGGGCCCTACCCGGAGCCGGAGCTGCGGGACGCCTCGCGGCTGACCGACGAGGAGCTGGGGGCGCTGCTGCCCGCCGCCTACGCGGCGGCGAACCTCTCCATGCGGTGGATCGTCGAGGGCGCGGCGGGCGAACGGCAGCCGAGGTTCACGCCGGGGGCGTGCCTGAAGATGTTCGACGCGCTCGTGGACGGGCTGCCGCGCCGGCGATGGGCGGACCTGGACGAAGGGGTGGGGGCGCTGCTGCGGTGCACCGGGCCGTGGCCGGACGGTCTGGCGGAACGGGCGGCGACCCTGGTCCGGGCCATGCTCGAGCTGGGCAGGGAGCTGGGGACGCACCGGCTGCTGGCGATGGCCCGGCTGGCGGGGCCGGAGACGTACGCCGAGGTCGCGGCGGGTTTCGCGGCCGACGGGGAGATCGCCCGCGCCGAGCTGGATCTGCTGCTGTCGTGGGAGGTACGGGACTTGGCCGCGTTCTCCGAGATCGGGGCGTACCGGCGGCACCGTTCCGTCGCCATGCCGGTGCCGCCCGAGGCATGGGACCGGGTGGCCGACGCGGGGTACGCGGAGTTCGCCCGGCGGGCCCTGGCGGAGGCGGCGGCGCGGGTGGCCGCCATCCAGGCGGGCGAGGTGCCGTACCGGGCCGACAAGGCGTTCACCTCCGACGAGGTCGAGACGCTGGGGCGGGCGGCGCGGACGGCGCTGCGGCGGGACGAGCCGTGGCTGCCCGACCTGCTGGACCGGCTGCTGCACGGCGTGGCGGTCGCGCCGGAACAGAACGCGCGGACCCTGCCCTCGCAGGCCCTGCTGTTCGAGATCACCCGGGCGGTGGAGACCTTCCCGACGCCCGAGGCGGTGGCGTCGCTGCGCGCGGTGCGGCGGACGGTGCGGCACAAGGGGGTGCCCAAGCAGCTCGACCGGATGCTCAAGCGGGTGGACGCCGCCCTGGCCGAACGCACCGAGGTGGCGCTGCGGATGCCCGATCTGGGGTTCGCGGCGGACGGGACGCTGCGGACGCCGGTGGGCGACTGCACGGCGGTCGTCACGGTCGGCGAGGAGGACGCGGTGCTCGGCTGGCACGGCCCGGACGGCAGGCCGCGGCGCTCGGTGCCCGCCCCGGTGCGGCGGGAGCACGGCGACACCGTCAAGGAGCTGCGGAACCTGGTCAAACAGGTCCGTGCCCACCTGACCACGCTGGTGCGGGCCCTGGAGGGCGGCTTCCCCGTCGAGGCGGCCCAGCCGTACGGCCGGTGGCGGGACGGGCTGGTCCGCCATCCCCTCGCCGGGACCACGGTCCGGCGGCTGATCTGGGAGATCGAGGTGGAGCCGGGGCTGTGGCGCGCGGTGCTGCCGTCCGGTGACGGCCTGCTCGACTCGTCGGGCGCCGTGGTGGCCGAGCCGGACGAGGACGCGGCGGTCCGGCTGTGGCATCCGATCCGTTCCGGCGCCGGCGAGATCGCGCGGTGGCGTGACCTGATCGTCGAACGGGGGGTACGGCAGCCGTTCAAGCAGGCGTTCCGCGAGGTCTACCGGCTCACCCCGGCCGAGCAGGAGGCGGGGACGCACTCCGAACGGTTCGCCGCGCACCTGGTGCACTACCGGCAGATGTTCGCGCTGCTGCGCGCCCGGGGATGGAGGAGCGACCTGCTCGGCCCGTGGGACGGCGGGTCCGAGGACGAGGCGGAGCGGGTGCTGGCCGGGGAGTGGCGGGCCGCCTTCCGGCACATCCATGTGGACGAGGACGTCGCCTCCACCGACCGGGTCCGCTTCGCCCGCCGCACCGACGCCGGATGGCGGAACGTGCCGCTGGCCGAGGTGCCGCCGCTGGTGTTCAGCGAGGCCATGCGCGACGTCGATCTCTTCGTCGGGGTGACCTCGCTGGCCGCCGACCCGGACTGGGCGCGGCGGCGCGAGGATCCGTACTGGGAGTACCGCCTCGGCAACGCGTTCGGCGAGCTCACCCCCTCCGCCGAGGCCCGCCGCGAGGCGCTGGCCCGGATCCTGCCGCGCACCCGGATCGCCGACCGCTGCGAGCTGACCGACCGCTTCCTGGTGGTCCGCGGCGACCTGCGCACCTACCGGATCCACCTGGGCTCGGCCAACATCCTGATGGACCCGGACGGCGCCTACCTGTGCGTCGTCCCGGCCCGCTCCGGCCCCGCCGTCCACCTCCCCTTCCAGGAGGACCGGCTGTCCCTGATCCTCAGCAAGGCGTTCCTGCTGGCCGCCGACACCGAGATCACCGACGAGTCCATCCGCGGCCAGATCACCCTGGGGCTCCCCGTTGCCTGATGTCACCTTTCGCGACGAGACCGCGACCGGCCGCCTCACCGACGCCTTCCAGGTGGCCGGTCTTCCCGCCCGCATGACCCTCCGGGAGCTGATCCGCCTGCGCGTCCGGGAGGAGGTCGCCTGTCACAACGCCGATCCCTCCCGCGCCTTCACCGGCCTGGTCCGGCCCCGGGACGCCGTCCCGGGCGGCCGCCGTTTCGTCGACTGGGAGAAGCAGGCCGACCTGGCCGAACGGGCCTTCGAGTCCAACGGCTTCTTCGTCCTGTCCGCCGACCGCCAACTGGAGGACCTCGACGAGGAAGTCGACCTCACCACCGACCCCGAACTCACCTTCATCAAGCTCGTCCCCCTGGTCGGCGGCTGACCGAAACCGGCCCCGGACCCCGGCACCGCCCGCGGCCGGACCCCGGTGGCCGCGGGCGCCCGGATCGGGGTGCGGGCGGCACACACCGTCCATCCCATCCGGGGATGGTGCCGTAGGGGATGTCCCAATGTGGCCATTCCATGCCGGCGTCTTCGGTGATCACGCCGTCCGCTGTCAACGATTGCCGGTTATGAGCGGCCGGGGCGCTGGTTAGCCTGCGGGAGGGCGCCGTCGCGTACGGATGGGGTGAGCACATGGCCGAGTTGCTGGCGACCAGTGATCTGCATGTCGGGCATCCGGAGAACCGGGCGCTGGTGGAGGAGGTCGGGCCGCGGTCGGCGGACGACTGGTTGATCGTCGCCGGGGACGTGGGGGAGCGGATCGCCGACATCGAGTGGGCGCTGCGCACGCTGGCGGGCCGGTTCGCCAAGGTGTTCTGGGTGCCGGGCAACCACGAGCTGTGGACGCCGCCCGGTGAGGAGGACGGGCCGCGGGGCGTGGAGCGCTACCGGCATCTGGTGGACATGTGCCGCAGCCTGGGCATCGTCACGCCGGAGGATCCGTACGAGGTGTGGGAGGGGCCGGGCGGGCCGGTGACGATCGCCCCGATGTTCCTGCTGTACGACTACACGTTCCGGCCGGAGGGGGCGACCACCAAGGAGGAGGGCCTGGCGATCGCCTACGAGAGGGGCATCGTCTGCACCGACGAGAGGTTCCTGCACCCGGACCCGTACCCGAGCCGCGAGGCATGGTGCGAGGCCAGGCTGGCCGAGACCCGCAAGCGCCTGGAGGACCGCCCCGCCGGCGTCCAGACCGTCCTGGTCAACCACTGGCCCCTGACCCGCGACCCCACCCGCGTTCTCTGGTATCCCGAGTTCGCCCAGTGGTGCGGCACCGTCCACACCGACGACTGGCACGTCCGCTATGACGCCAAGGTGGTCGTCTACGGCCACCTCCACATCCCCCGGACGATCGAACGCGACGGCGTCCCCTTCGTGGAGGTCTCCCTCGGCTATCCCCGCGAATGGAAGCCCCGCGGCACTCCGCCGGTGCTGCGCCCGGTCTTCCCGGACTGAACGGTCACCGCGGCGACAGGCCGTCCAGCCCGCTCGGCCCGCACCCTCGGCCTTGGGAACGCATCCCCCTGGTCCGCCGCTTCCCGATCCTGAAGCAGGTCTCCGAACGAGCCCCCTCCCGGCTGGTGCCCCGGCCCGGGAGGGGCCCGCACATGTCGCGTACTCAGTGCGGGTGAGTAGCGGTGCTCATGCGGGCGGCTCCGGGCAGGGCTGATATTGGCCGGTATGAGCATGAGCCCTGTGGACGAGGACCGGATCGGCCTGGGGGCCGACATCGGGGCGGCCTGCTGCCTGGCCGTTGCCGAGGTCGTCGCCCTGATCATGATCGCGGGCCACTACGTGGTCTCCGGGTGGAGTTTCGACCCCGCCGAGCCCGGCCGGTACGGACCCGTCTGGGGCCACCTGGCGATGATCGCCGTGGTCGGTGCTCTGGCGGTGTACGTGGCCCGGCGGGCCGCACGGGCGGGCGCCAGGGTGACCGCATGGGGGCAGGGGCTCATGGCCGGGTTCGCGGCCATGGTGGTCGTCGTCGGTGCGCTGGCCCAGGTGGACCATGACACCGGGGAGCGTCCCGAGCCCGAGCAGAGGCCCACCGGAGTGGTGGGGTGCCGCAGCGGCGGCGACAGTGACGAGTGCGCGAGGTTCGGCGGGTGACCTGCGCCGTCACGGGCGGAGGCGGGCGGCCATGCCGTCGAGGAGGTACTCCAGGCCCAGGGCGAAGGTGGTGTCCCAGTCGGTGGCCTCGGCCTACCAGGCGGCGCTGACCGGGCTGACCGAGCCGTTCGACCTGGAGGTCCGGTACGGCGAGCGGGTCGCGGTGCTGGGGTCCAACGGGTCCGGCAAGTCGCAGTTCCTCAAACTGCCGGCGGGCCGCCCCGGCGTCCCGCACGAGGGCACGGTGCCGGCCGTCACCCACGACCGGTGGTTCGCCGAGGACTTCGACCGGTACCTGGTGTTCGGGGCCGACGGCGGGGTCAGGGAGTCACCGGACCCGGTATGGACTGGATGAGCGCAGGTCGGTGAGGGCCTCGGGGATGGCGGAGGCCAGGATGTCCAGGTCGGGGGTGGTGTCGAGGTCGCCGGTGATGCCGAAGTGGAGACGGCCCACATAGGAGAAGATCGCCACCGTGATGCCCGCGCCCGCGGCGACGGGGACGTACGGGTACAGGGCCAGGACCTTGCGGCCCGCCACGTACAGGGGGTCCTGGGGGCCGGGGACGTTCGTGACCGCCGTCTGGAACACGCTGCGCGCCACCGCCATCACCGCCCGGGAGGCCGGTGCCAGCAGGGTGGGGGCGGTCCCGGCGAGGCGTACGAGGGCGTCGGCCCCGGCGGCCTGGCGGGTGTCCTTGAGCTCGTTCATCTGGGCGCGCAGGGCGGCCAGCCGCAGACGGGGGTTGGACTCGCCGCAGGGGAGCTCCACGACCACGCCGGAGACCCGGTTGCCCAGCGGGGCTCCGCCGCCGCGGACCGAGACGGGCACCAGGCAGCGGACGCGGGTGCGGTCGTTGAGCTCGCCGCGCGCCGTGAGGAGTTCCCGGAAGCCCTGGGTGACGGCGGCCAGGATGACGTCGTTGACGGTGCCGCCCAGCTCGCGGCGGACGGCCTTGGCGTCGTTCAGGTCGGCCTCCGCCGTGATCCACCGGCGGTCCGGGCCGGCGGGACCGCGCAGGGACGGCACGGACTGCCGGGTGATGTGCTCGACGGTGTGCGGCAGGCCCCCGGCGAACTCACGGGCCTCCCGCAGCCCCTCCGCGCGCGGCGGCCGCGCCAGCCGCCGGGCCAGCGCCCCCACCGGGCGGCCCACGGTCTGGCCCAGCCCGTTGAGGGCCAGCGCCAGGCGGGACGGGCCGGGGTCGGCGGGCGGGGGCACCGGGTCCGGGTCCCGTTCGGGATCGGGCTCCGGGTCGAACAGCGCGGTCAGCAGGTCGCTGCCGCCGACGCCGTCGACGACGCAGTGGTGGACCTTGACGATCAGCGCCCACCGGCCGCCGGCCAGCCCTTCGGCCACCCACATCTCCCACAGCGGCCGGGCCGGATCCAGCCGCCGGCTCATGATCCGCCCGACCAGGTCCTGCAGTTCCCGCATGCCGCCCGGCGCGGGCACGGCGGTGCGGCGCAGGTGGCGGTCGAACGAGAAACGGGGGTCGTCCACCCAGACCGGCGTTCCCAGGTGCAGCGGGACGGTCCGCACCCGCTGCCGGGCGCGCGGCACCTGCGGCAGCTTGGCGGCGATGACCCCGGTCATCTCCTCGGGACCGGGCGGCGGCCCCTCCATCACCGTGATCGAGGCGATGTGCAGGGGCTCCCGGTCGCTCTCGGCGTACCAGAAGCCCGCGTCCAGCGCGTTCATCCGATCCATGGCAGATCCCTCC is a genomic window containing:
- a CDS encoding DUF6234 family protein, which translates into the protein MSMSPVDEDRIGLGADIGAACCLAVAEVVALIMIAGHYVVSGWSFDPAEPGRYGPVWGHLAMIAVVGALAVYVARRAARAGARVTAWGQGLMAGFAAMVVVVGALAQVDHDTGERPEPEQRPTGVVGCRSGGDSDECARFGG
- a CDS encoding WS/DGAT/MGAT family O-acyltransferase, yielding MDRMNALDAGFWYAESDREPLHIASITVMEGPPPGPEEMTGVIAAKLPQVPRARQRVRTVPLHLGTPVWVDDPRFSFDRHLRRTAVPAPGGMRELQDLVGRIMSRRLDPARPLWEMWVAEGLAGGRWALIVKVHHCVVDGVGGSDLLTALFDPEPDPERDPDPVPPPADPGPSRLALALNGLGQTVGRPVGALARRLARPPRAEGLREAREFAGGLPHTVEHITRQSVPSLRGPAGPDRRWITAEADLNDAKAVRRELGGTVNDVILAAVTQGFRELLTARGELNDRTRVRCLVPVSVRGGGAPLGNRVSGVVVELPCGESNPRLRLAALRAQMNELKDTRQAAGADALVRLAGTAPTLLAPASRAVMAVARSVFQTAVTNVPGPQDPLYVAGRKVLALYPYVPVAAGAGITVAIFSYVGRLHFGITGDLDTTPDLDILASAIPEALTDLRSSSPYRVR
- a CDS encoding RNA-guided endonuclease InsQ/TnpB family protein; this encodes MLTGRRYLLAFTPGQETFAELVGDACRMVWNTGLEQRRAYRRRGAFIGYVEQARQMAEAKKDFPWLAEAPSHTLQQTLRDLEKACKTHGTFKVRWRSKRKNAPSFRFPDPKHIAVERVSRRWGRVRLPKLGWVRFRWTRPLGGMVRNVTVLKDGGHWYISFCVEDGLAESTPNGKPPVGVDRGVAVAVATSDGWMRDREFITLGEAVRLKRLQQQLARQRKGSARRSATKAKIGRLNARVRARRTDFVAWTANRLTRDHGLVVVEDLKVKNMTASAKGTVEQPGSRVRQKAGLNRSILAKGWGGLLAALEHKARCNGSRIVRVPPAYTSQTCAACGHCAPDNRESQAVFRCRACGHQANADVNAAKNILAAGLAVTGRGDLAAGRSAKRQPPETAAV
- a CDS encoding metallophosphoesterase family protein, whose translation is MAELLATSDLHVGHPENRALVEEVGPRSADDWLIVAGDVGERIADIEWALRTLAGRFAKVFWVPGNHELWTPPGEEDGPRGVERYRHLVDMCRSLGIVTPEDPYEVWEGPGGPVTIAPMFLLYDYTFRPEGATTKEEGLAIAYERGIVCTDERFLHPDPYPSREAWCEARLAETRKRLEDRPAGVQTVLVNHWPLTRDPTRVLWYPEFAQWCGTVHTDDWHVRYDAKVVVYGHLHIPRTIERDGVPFVEVSLGYPREWKPRGTPPVLRPVFPD
- a CDS encoding acyl-CoA dehydrogenase family protein — its product is MDHATPPEIARLLADIDAFIAERIRPLEDADDNIRFFDHRREWARTDFENGGLPRPEWEELLAEARRRADAAGFYRYALPKELGGSDGTDLGMAHIREHLAHQGLGLHNDLQDESSIVGNFPVVQLMWKFGTPEQKEEFCEPQITGERAVAFGLTEPGHGSDATWLETTAVRDGGDWIINGAKRFNTGMHRATHDLVFARTSGRQGEARGITAFLVPTDAPGVHIPFYWWTFNMPTDHAEVEFRDVRVPGSAIVGEEGMGLAVAQTFVHENRIRQAASGVGVAQYCIDESVAYARERIAFGRPLAERQAVQWPLVELHTEAEMLRTLVRRTAADLDARHHMDVSDKVSMCNYRANRLACQAADQAMQVHGGLGYTRHKPFEHIYRHHRRYRITEGSEEIQMRRVAGHLFGYIGR
- a CDS encoding DUF4132 domain-containing protein; translated protein: MSYIADDVALSPLAARMAAELARAQGPYPEPELRDASRLTDEELGALLPAAYAAANLSMRWIVEGAAGERQPRFTPGACLKMFDALVDGLPRRRWADLDEGVGALLRCTGPWPDGLAERAATLVRAMLELGRELGTHRLLAMARLAGPETYAEVAAGFAADGEIARAELDLLLSWEVRDLAAFSEIGAYRRHRSVAMPVPPEAWDRVADAGYAEFARRALAEAAARVAAIQAGEVPYRADKAFTSDEVETLGRAARTALRRDEPWLPDLLDRLLHGVAVAPEQNARTLPSQALLFEITRAVETFPTPEAVASLRAVRRTVRHKGVPKQLDRMLKRVDAALAERTEVALRMPDLGFAADGTLRTPVGDCTAVVTVGEEDAVLGWHGPDGRPRRSVPAPVRREHGDTVKELRNLVKQVRAHLTTLVRALEGGFPVEAAQPYGRWRDGLVRHPLAGTTVRRLIWEIEVEPGLWRAVLPSGDGLLDSSGAVVAEPDEDAAVRLWHPIRSGAGEIARWRDLIVERGVRQPFKQAFREVYRLTPAEQEAGTHSERFAAHLVHYRQMFALLRARGWRSDLLGPWDGGSEDEAERVLAGEWRAAFRHIHVDEDVASTDRVRFARRTDAGWRNVPLAEVPPLVFSEAMRDVDLFVGVTSLAADPDWARRREDPYWEYRLGNAFGELTPSAEARREALARILPRTRIADRCELTDRFLVVRGDLRTYRIHLGSANILMDPDGAYLCVVPARSGPAVHLPFQEDRLSLILSKAFLLAADTEITDESIRGQITLGLPVA